In one Gimesia sp. genomic region, the following are encoded:
- a CDS encoding PVC-type heme-binding CxxCH protein, translated as MRSAGFVSGATMIIRRAVRIGCLGRGGALAYKEPLMAACRYCPPPALKREIIMKSLSLFVLLVTSMLVSSSHAADKSPADDRPPQVKAVQPGVTLSLVAEQPQLSTPTGVDVDEQGRVWVVATHTHFRPDDYEGPEHDEILIFSDLDKAGRAQKRQVFYNATDATMDLELGPDGWVYLAERDRILRIKDTDGDGKADVEENIAVLESEADYPHNGLEGLAWDNQGKLIFAIGENFAKDWTLTGTDGTKITGAGKGGIFRCTADGKQLKRIAEGFWNPFGICVRADGEIFAAENDPGERPPCRVLHIVEGGDYGYERGYGSEAHHPFVAWNGELRGTLPMIHPSGEAPCGIAPLGRGLLVPSWGDHSVDFFPLTQQGASFTSKPITIVKGGRYFRPSCIAADPRVGAAPRDGASPKENQPVMTWYLCDWVDGRYQAHGYGRVWKLEIDLTKADWVGPLELEPPTKEAKLAADLRSGHATQSVKELLKLAQNEDPFVARAALVALSHKASKWTPAEVMKWSPAERVQAVLALQLAQAESATWIPVFLKDKNADVQFETIRWISDKGLKVYLPDVEQVLAQSDLDYQRFEAAIAAWNTLNGKALDGVRNPEMLLARVKDKQSAPQIRAYALRMLPTQSRSAPKAGQQVVTQFPKGLTLAMLEELLAVNDAELSLEAVRTLSGNPIVSQKILAQLAADPKQDSILRAEAIAGLAPLAEQQVGLMLKLADSSDQVVREEALRCLRSMQLTDAQKKQIKTLAKAHPDSKDAFQAAVNPGALKTDRPALTDTSAWLKAVEGVQGAADVESGRRLFHHSRLTNCAHCHRHSGRGNVVGPDLSSLGDRQDRAWLLRSILEPSREMAPEYQPRTIILTDGRTFTGIRLRSYVKETIRDAHGQNKTFDRDDVEAIVESPVSFMPQGLVHALTDRELRDLIAFLESHSREQTAD; from the coding sequence GTGCGCAGTGCGGGTTTCGTCAGTGGTGCGACGATGATCATCCGCCGGGCGGTGAGAATCGGTTGCCTCGGGCGGGGCGGTGCGTTAGCTTATAAGGAGCCGTTGATGGCTGCCTGCAGATACTGCCCACCCCCTGCCCTCAAAAGAGAGATCATCATGAAATCGCTGTCGCTGTTTGTGTTGTTAGTTACGTCTATGCTGGTCTCGTCATCTCACGCTGCGGACAAAAGTCCGGCGGACGACCGTCCCCCTCAGGTGAAAGCGGTGCAGCCGGGCGTGACGTTGTCGCTGGTGGCTGAGCAGCCTCAGTTGTCGACGCCGACCGGTGTGGATGTGGACGAACAGGGGCGGGTCTGGGTCGTGGCGACGCATACGCATTTTCGGCCCGACGACTATGAAGGTCCGGAGCACGATGAGATCCTTATCTTTTCCGATCTGGACAAAGCGGGACGGGCACAGAAGCGACAGGTGTTCTACAACGCGACCGACGCGACGATGGACCTGGAACTGGGGCCGGATGGCTGGGTGTACCTGGCGGAGCGGGACCGGATTCTGCGGATCAAGGATACCGACGGCGACGGGAAGGCGGACGTCGAAGAGAACATCGCGGTGCTCGAGAGTGAAGCAGACTATCCGCACAACGGTCTGGAAGGGCTGGCGTGGGATAACCAGGGGAAGCTGATTTTTGCGATCGGTGAAAACTTCGCCAAGGACTGGACGCTGACGGGGACCGACGGGACGAAGATTACCGGCGCGGGCAAAGGGGGCATCTTCCGTTGTACTGCAGACGGCAAACAGCTGAAGCGGATTGCGGAGGGATTCTGGAATCCGTTTGGTATCTGTGTGCGGGCGGATGGTGAGATTTTCGCTGCGGAGAATGATCCCGGTGAACGGCCGCCGTGTCGCGTGCTGCATATTGTCGAAGGGGGCGATTATGGGTACGAGCGGGGATACGGTTCGGAAGCCCATCATCCGTTTGTGGCCTGGAATGGCGAACTGCGGGGCACGCTGCCGATGATTCATCCTTCGGGTGAAGCACCGTGTGGGATCGCACCGCTGGGCCGAGGTCTGCTGGTCCCTTCGTGGGGCGATCACAGCGTCGACTTTTTTCCGCTCACGCAACAGGGAGCGAGTTTCACCTCGAAGCCGATCACGATTGTAAAAGGGGGCCGTTATTTTCGACCGAGTTGTATCGCAGCCGACCCAAGGGTCGGGGCCGCCCCACGGGACGGGGCTTCTCCTAAAGAGAATCAGCCGGTCATGACCTGGTATCTGTGTGACTGGGTTGATGGACGGTACCAGGCGCATGGTTACGGGCGGGTGTGGAAGCTCGAGATTGACCTGACGAAAGCCGACTGGGTGGGGCCGCTGGAACTGGAACCGCCGACGAAAGAGGCGAAGCTGGCCGCGGATCTGCGGAGCGGACATGCGACCCAATCCGTGAAGGAACTATTGAAGCTGGCACAGAACGAGGATCCCTTTGTGGCCCGGGCGGCCCTGGTGGCGTTGTCTCATAAAGCGTCAAAGTGGACGCCCGCGGAGGTCATGAAGTGGTCGCCTGCGGAACGGGTGCAGGCGGTATTGGCGCTGCAGCTGGCCCAGGCGGAGTCGGCAACGTGGATTCCGGTCTTCCTGAAGGACAAGAATGCGGACGTGCAGTTCGAGACGATCCGCTGGATTTCGGACAAGGGTTTGAAAGTGTATCTGCCTGATGTGGAACAGGTGCTGGCACAGAGTGATCTGGATTATCAGCGGTTTGAAGCAGCGATTGCGGCGTGGAACACGTTGAATGGCAAGGCGTTGGACGGCGTGCGGAATCCGGAGATGCTGCTGGCCCGCGTGAAGGACAAACAGAGTGCCCCGCAGATTCGGGCGTACGCCTTGCGGATGCTGCCAACGCAGTCGCGGTCTGCTCCGAAAGCGGGACAGCAGGTGGTGACACAGTTCCCCAAGGGGCTGACGCTGGCGATGCTGGAAGAACTGCTGGCGGTGAATGATGCGGAGTTGTCGCTGGAAGCGGTGCGGACGCTGTCGGGGAATCCGATTGTGTCACAGAAGATCCTGGCGCAGCTGGCCGCGGATCCCAAACAGGATTCGATCCTGCGGGCCGAAGCGATTGCGGGGCTGGCGCCGCTGGCGGAACAGCAGGTCGGGTTGATGCTCAAGCTGGCCGATTCTTCCGACCAGGTGGTTCGTGAAGAGGCGCTGCGGTGTCTGCGTTCGATGCAACTGACCGATGCGCAGAAGAAACAAATAAAGACGCTGGCGAAAGCGCATCCCGATTCAAAGGATGCGTTCCAGGCGGCCGTGAATCCGGGTGCCCTCAAGACGGACCGCCCTGCTCTGACCGATACCAGTGCGTGGCTGAAAGCGGTTGAAGGGGTTCAGGGGGCGGCGGATGTGGAGAGTGGAAGGCGACTGTTTCATCATTCCCGACTGACGAACTGTGCTCACTGTCATCGACACAGTGGTCGCGGGAATGTGGTGGGGCCTGACTTGAGCAGCCTGGGGGATCGGCAGGACCGGGCGTGGCTGTTGCGTTCGATTCTCGAACCGAGCCGGGAGATGGCTCCGGAATATCAGCCGCGAACAATCATTCTGACGGACGGGCGGACGTTTACGGGGATCCGGCTGCGGTCGTACGTGAAGGAGACGATTCGCGATGCCCACGGTCAGAACAAGACGTTTGATCGCGATGATGTGGAGGCGATTGTCGAGTCGCCGGTTTCCTTCATGCCCCAGGGTCTGGTGCATGCGTTGACGGATCGCGAGTTGCGGGACCTGATCGCGTTTCTGGAAAGTCATTCGCGGGAACAGACAGCGGATTGA